The nucleotide sequence AAAAATGCatgtttatatagccattaggtgCCCCTTTAGAAAGGTGGCAAAGGTTCAccggaaaggtgtatcctttctgaacagtcatgtctgttcatcagaAAGTGTGTGTCTTTTTCTAACAGCCACAACCATCCAAGCAGTCATACCTTTTTCAGAAACAGTGTGTCTTTTAATCGAAAAATTGTGGCTCTTCAAGTAGCCGCATCTATCGTTTCTGCATGCAGAAGCATGCACGTTAATggaggttcaaaactataaacaAAAACCGATTGCgttgttttctttgatttttcaaactgctcaaattaattttatccaaaaatataaatcttatcgattgatcatttttcaaatccaaattcgaagccgaagccgagccgagcgagcgacgacgataCGATACGAgacacctcttggttcttgcctaaCTTACCATGTGGATTAAGTTttccttaatataaacacttaaaagtttccttctcccaccaatgtgggaggaTTAGtagactttttattttttagtacacttttcatttttgagtgttatctcaattttttcctccacttggttccctccatttttcattcacaattttGATCTAGAACCCatcaatcccccacatgaatggggaatgtcTACTTTTtcgtaaaactttacggacaagtatgtgatcatcaagcaaagacaggtggcatctggataagtaggtttttctttgaacttttcgtagtgaacatgcatcggatgcactcggtcaattggtagatctGATATCTTTAAActatcgagctttaatgtacacctagacaacacatgtcatacaactagccttttaccatttatggttctcacgattttgttcgtttcagccatgaacacgtctcgatctcatgagagcttaaagaataggcctttactaacattctctttgaagtggcttccacttcaccctcacataggtgatttctaaatgttcaatcatatatattaaactatttggttaaaTCTGCCAAACTTAggtaatcattaaaagacttcaccctataagtcttatccttgtttactaaacattgtctatattatgagaatgagttgggtatattgacaatgttgaacctgtcagacacaactttgtttaatctccttgaacctagatcttgggatctccagtctgctaggtagagttactgccatgAAGACTTatcctaggccgtaaacccattcATTTGaatgtcctctcaactccttctatagataggtcttttgtaagtggatccgatatattatcctttgactttacatagtcaatagtgataattctactagagagaagCTCTCTAACGGTATTACttctccgtcttatgtgacgagatttatcgttgtacatcatgctccctgccctacctattgcagcttgactatcacagtgtatacatactggtgccaatggtttggaccaataaggaatatctttcaagaaatttcagaatcattctgcttcttcaccagatttatctaatgcgataaattctgaCCATTGTAGaacgagcaatacatgtctgtttggataatttccaagagaTTGCTCCTCCActtatagtaaatacatattcactcatggattttacttcattcgatccggtgatccaatttgcatcactataccCTTCAAGTTctgcgggatatttattataatgcaaagcatagtcttgagtatatttcagataccccaaaactcttttcattgccatccaatgagttttattgggattaatcgtctaccgactcaacttactaatagcacatttTATGTTTGATCGTGTACAATTCataatatacattaaacatcccaacactcttgcgtattccaattgtgagtcactttcaccctcattcttttgaagtgcgaaGCTTATGTCCAATGGAGTCTTAACAATACTaaatttcaaatacttgaatttgtcaagtacctttccGATGTAGTGAGACTGTGATAAtgtcaacccttgtggagttctatggattcttatttctaagatcacatccgcaactcaaGGTATTTCGTATCAAACTTGCTCTTGAGCATTCGTTTCATAGCATTTAtatcagaaatatctctactaatgatcaacatatcatccgcatacaaacaaacaatgatttggtgatttggagtgtctctaatgtaaacacatttatcacattcatttatcttgaactcatttaccaacatggtttgatcaaacttcgcatgccattgtttaggtgcttattttagtccataaagtgacttaacaagtttacacaccttattttctttgcctggaaccacaaaactctCAGGTTATTCCATGAAAAAAAatttctccaattctccatttaggaatgttgttttcacatctatttgatgaatttcaagaccatatactgccgccaaggAAATTAACATCTAAATTAACGTTATCCTCATTATagacgagtatgtatcaaagtaatgaAGGCATtatttctgtttgaagccttttactacaagtctttccttgtatttgtcaatagtaccatccacttttatttttgttttgaagatccatttagaacctaatgttttatttcctggaggaagatcaaccaactcccacgtatggttgcttaagattgaatcaatctcactactgactgcctctttccaaaaggatgaggcTGAAGACGTCATTGCTTTTTTAAATgtttaaggctcattttctaagagaaatgttacaaaatttgatccaaacgaagttggcgttctttgatgtgtactacgtcttggattctcatcattatataCATCCTTACTTCGTTCATCTCGAGTTCGTTTAGATCTCCACTAGACTGtttatgtctaattttatacggataaCTGCGTTCACggaattcagcattatctaattcaattaccatattttcattgatattcggatgttcagatttatgaaccaaaaaacacatgctttactacttttagcatattctaTGAATATGCAGTCCTCCGTCTTAAGTTCTATatttacccttttaggcataggaacttggacctttgctagacacccctacactttgaaatattttaagttggactcccttcctttccatttttcatatgaaattaattgtgtcttactatggggcactctattgagtattcagttagctataaggatagcttccccccataagttttgtggtaaacctgaatttataagtaaggcattcatcatttccttcaaggttTGGTTTTTTTcttccacaattccattagattgaggtgaagaTGGGGTCGTAGTTtaatggacaattccattctctacatatatttctgcaaagggagattcatattcttcgcctctatcacttcttatagttttgatttttttctctaactgattttcaacttctattttgtaTTGCCTAGacacatttattattttatccttactgtttagcaaatagagataacaatatctagtgcaatcgtcaataaaagttataaaatattttttttaccacgagatagtgttgacttcatatcacaaatgtcagtgtgtattaagtctaagggattgaaatttctttcaacgaacttatatggatgcttagcatactttgattccacatatgtttgacattttgatttattgtactcaaagtttggcaaaacttataagttaatcagttttcgcaatgttttgtaattgacatgtcctaatcgttcatgtcacaaatcattagactcaagcaaataagaagaaaccgaacttttattgatttcaatattcattacatttattttgaatagaccctcagtgaggtagccttttcctatgTAAACTTCTCCtatactaagtataattttttcagaaaaatacacatttgaatccatttttgtctaaaagtgatacagaaatcaagttcttccataACTCTTATACACACAGGACATtattcaaagtcaacactttgtcTGATGTAATTTTTAGGcagacttttcctgttccttcaacttttgcagttgcacagttggccatatatatcttctctttGCCTTGAACCGAGCAAAAGAAGCAAATAACTTTTTATTTGCAAAAACGTGGCAGgtggcaccaaaatccatccaccattctcaaggatttcccaccaagttgcattcagacAGCATGGCACACAGATCGTCCGTTTCTTTCTTGAATTCagtcatatttgcttggtccttctttttacctttctttggggcacgacaattcGTTGACTTGTCGCTAATCTTGCCACAGTTAAAACATTTTCCCTTGAATGTCTTCTttggttgattgctttcatgtccatctttcttttactttttagagttgttgtggtcgtcttctacaatatttgctccacttaTTGCAGAATTTTCTTTCTACCTTCTTTCTGCagctttgttgtcttcttcaatgcgcaATCTTACTATAAGATCTTCGATTGTCATCTCTTTTCacttatgtttcaagtagttcttgaagtccttccacataggtggtaacttctTTATTATTGCCGCGACATGAAACGTCTCATTCATgaccaaacctacaataaagtttatgtgaacatcaagaacatttttaatatgttcaactaaggtattcatcaaactcataccttCCGCGAAGAGATTgtggatgataacttgcagttCCTGAACTTGAGATACAACAAACTTGTTGTCAATTATTTTAAACTCAaggaatcttgcaacgaagaacttcttggttccagcatcttcagtcttgtattttctttctagatcaccccacaactcttttgccgtcttcattccactatacacattggatagttcatcttggaggccatttagaatgtaattcccGCTTAGGAAATCAGAGTGTTTCCACTCCTCCATAACAATAAATTTCTCGTGGTTCGAAGTTCACTCGAGCACCTCTGGAGCTTCTTCAGATGTGAATATTTGAAGGTAtagagttgtaaggtagaagaacaccttctgttgccaccttttgaaatcaacacccgtgaaatttttgggtttctccgctgATGCCATTGCCTGTGGAGCACTCGTACGACTCGTTGTGGCAACATTAGCTGCTGCTACAGTCATTCCAACATCATTCACATGACTGTCAGAAGTCATTTTCCTGGCACAACAAGACAGTaaatttagtatatcaaaatactacttataaagttgtagcaactttaaacaccccttgtttttagtttaacgatgaagtttttatgacttccaattgcCAACttagtgatctttaacttgtgatgaagattttatttcttcaaaccactagttaagtttaaacagagtagaaagcttaaaccTTTGATCTCCAGAAATCAAGCAATAcagattttgaaaattatttatttccttaatattgttgttttcggtacacaaaatctgtattttgaCAACAACagcttcaacacaagttcaagtataaaacaagaacacttatgaggttatgtaacaccttcaacacaagatcaaaaagacctttcaaagaagtgtgtttttcaaaaaattagatgaaacagaaaaggtCAAGTCCCctgacttcacggagtgtccttaaggaaataattttcctcaagtacccgaggttatggaatttttctcccaggataaaatggcctaacaatccaactgtagtggtacctcaaacgatcagACCCttttcgaactcactcaacgattagatgatcacacggagtatttCAGAAAACAAGAAGTGTTTTTAATGCAAGAAATTTTTCATATCTAAACCTGTGAAAAAAttcaggtttatatagccattaggtACCCCTTCCAAAAGGTGACAATAGTTCACCGGTaaggtgtatcctttctgaacagtTATGTCTGTTCATCAGAAAGTGTATGTCTTTTCCGAACAACCAAAACCATCCAAACATTCATACCTTTTCCCGAAACAGTATGTCTTTTACTCAAAGAGTTGTGTCTCTTCGAGTAGCTGCGACTATCATTTCTGCATGCAGAAGCATGCACGTTAATGGAGGTTTAAAACTACAAACAAAAACTGattgcattttttcctttatttgttCGGACtgttcaaataaattttgaacaaaaaGATAGATATTTTGAAAGCCGAATccaagccgagcgagcgacgacaatGACGTGAGGCACCTCTTGATTCTtgtctcacttaccatgtggagtaagtgttccttaatataaacacttgaaagtttccttctcccaccaatgtgggagaattagtagactttccatttttgagtgttatctcaatttttccCTCCACTTGGTTCCCTCCATATTCTATTCATACTTTTGATCTAGAACCCAATAGACATATCACTTGGTCGTCCATAAGCAGGGGCGGATCTATTCATGGTCGTGGAGATGGTATGGCACCCGCAAACTTCAACGGAAACTCTAtgtatataggtatatatatatactgatatAGTCAAATATTAAATCTGCCAACCATAATACCAAAACACTATCTAGTGCAAGTGACAAAGCGTCATTTTTGTTGCCCATAGGTCGTGTGTTCAAATCAAGTTTGTAGCAGTGCAAGTGGCAAAGTGGCCCTTTTGTTGCCATAGGTATTTTCTGTCAAGCATTGTTGACTAAAACAGGGCAATAGGGTACATTctacaaaattattttctatgAAGCATTGTTGACTAAAACAGGTTCTGTGAAGCATTGTTGACTAAAACAAGGCAATAGGGTACATTctacaaaattattttctatgAAGCATTGTTGACTAAAACAGGGCAGCAGGCGTACATTCTACCATTTAAATGAATTGtgaatattatattatgatattagtaatattattgaaagatcaagttttgtcattttattttttttattttttttaattaattggttggttaattgtcctatatataaaaaaatgaatagtttgattaatttaatctATAAGCAGTGGTGGAGCCAGAAATTCAGCGAAGGATGTGCAAATTTTATTCCCAGTTATGTTAAGAGTgtgtaaaattaaatatacactCATTATGATTTAACATTTAACCTCTATTCACTAGATAATTTTCTAACGAAGGGTGTACATCTGACCATATGAATAAGTTTACTTGGCACCCAGAGAGTGCGGATCCTGGATCTGCCTCTGTCCATAAGTTGGATTTCTGACTTACTGTATGTGTCATTTGGATTAAATTCAGAAAGCATTCTTGCTATGGATGCACGATCCAGCAGTAAGGGATGGGACTATAGTCAGGCAGGCGTTGAGTGGCGTTGTTGCTGATCTAAGAGCTGCTACTGAAGTAATATGTTCTCGTACTCCTTCCCAGATACAATATTTCAAGCAAGTCTATTATACCATGAACAAGGTTTACCTTGAGCACGATATTGAGTCGCGGACATCTGATGATCACAAAAAGGTACTGATTTTTCCTATGCTTTATTCCTTGTTAAAAATGAAGAACTATGAAAGAGGCCTAGGAATGCTCAAGTGAGTCATGTAAATGTATCCTATACCCTCCGGTAGTGGCGAGGCAAGGAATTTTACTAGAGGAATTTCGAAAAATGAAAGAATACCACACATGAGATTCAAACCGACAACCTAAAGCATTTTTGAACTATCTTTGTCGCTGCACTAGAGCGCTTTACTTATGTAGAGGAGATTTAACTATCAACAATTGGGAAATGAGGTTCATCTGTGGTATCTGTTTTCGATATATCAGTTGTTGCTGTATGAAATTTTTCTTCCTCGTTTATTTGTAGAGGGCATTCGAGAAAGAATAAAGGAAGAGTCAATTTCTACTGGAGAAAAACTATAACAAGTTATTTTCTTGAAGGAAACAACATTGTTATGTCCATATAGTTCGTCTTATTTCGTGGTGATTTCTTTTGAAGATATGAATAAAGCAATCCTGTTTTACTGTTATAGTGGGTAAAGTTCGATTAGTATGTTAATGTATGTgattataaatcattatatggaTTTACTGTTATAGTGGATAAAGTTTAGTAATCATACGTGAAATTGACCCCTACTTTTATCGAAATTTTCTGCGACTGAGTGGTTATCTCTATGAATAGTCTACCACTTCTTCATTTACATCTCTTATACTAGTCAAAATCTTATCTTCTTTATACATACGGACGGGATAAATAACTTTGTACTTTTGGTGTATTTAAACCGGTTATAACAAGTTAATTAACTACTGCATTTTAGGTTACAAGTTTAGGATTAGCATAGATCGTTACAGCCATCGCTGTGCgttcacaagttaaactcttaaaGCAAATTGATCCATCCATATTTCAAAGTTATTTCTTAAAAAGAACATATTGATGCCTTTGCTTTATGTTACAGTTGCTTTTAGCATATGTACGTACAGTACGCTATGAAGGACCAGAAGTTGACAATGTTATGGTGGAACGTGATGCGAAAGCTCTATATAAAGCAGGGGAGAAAAGATGGGGTACGGATGAGAAGATATTCATACGCATCTTTAGTGAAAGCAGCACTGCACATTTGGCTGCTGTTAGTTATGTTTATAAGAGCAAGTATAAGAACAAGTTGAGAACTGTAAGTGCACTTACCTTACTCTCTAATCAGTATAATTAACTTTCATAATTCTAGTCCACTGATGAATATATACTTAATATTGCAGGCAGTAAAAAAAGAAACCTCAGGGCTCTTTAGATTTGGGCTCTTGAGTATCTTGAGATGTGCTAAGAATCCAGCAAGCTATTTCGCGAAGGTAATACTCTGGAAGTCCTCTATGATATAGTTTAATTGGTAGCCTCGTAAAAATGGTAACTAACTTGTATAACATGCATGTTAAATTACATGTACTATAAATGATCTTTGCATTATCAGTATATCACTCAAGTCCTTGAATAATGTTGGGTAACCCAAACATATTGCTTATGGCAAGGTACAGGTGGTGGGTTGGGTGAGGTGGGGGGATTGGTGCGTTGATTAAGAAATAAAATTGTTTGATGATACTTACAGGTGATGGGTCAGAGTTGTCCTCGAAGGTGATACTTGCTTGATGAGCTTGATTGATTAAGAAATAAAATTGTTTCCATGCTATCAACTATAAATTTTATCACAAAGATAATGTTATCCAAGTTTCA is from Capsicum annuum cultivar UCD-10X-F1 chromosome 5, UCD10Xv1.1, whole genome shotgun sequence and encodes:
- the LOC107872370 gene encoding annexin D5-like: MASLIIPPVLTSPRDDAALLHKAFKGFGCDTAAVINILAHRDAAQRGLIKQEYRVMYSEELINRLSKELSGDNKKAFLLWMHDPAVRDGTIVRQALSGVVADLRAATEVICSRTPSQIQYFKQVYYTMNKVYLEHDIESRTSDDHKKLLLAYVRTVRYEGPEVDNVMVERDAKALYKAGEKRWGTDEKIFIRIFSESSTAHLAAVSYVYKSKYKNKLRTAVKKETSGLFRFGLLSILRCAKNPASYFAKQLHKAMKGLGTNDAALIRIIVTRAEIDMQYIKAEYRKKYKKSLNDAVYSETSGNYRTFLLCLLGPNY